Proteins encoded by one window of Kwoniella dejecticola CBS 10117 chromosome 7, complete sequence:
- a CDS encoding calcium-binding protein NCS-1 — MGKSQSKLSADDLADLQKNTYFDKKELQQWYKGFLKDCPSGQLNKEEFKKIYKQFFPFGDPSQFADYVFNVFDEDKSGTIEFKEFICALSVTSRGRLDEKLKWAFQLYDINQDGFITYDEMLQIVRSIYKMTGQMVQLPEDEDTPEKRVDKIFRNMDLNKDARLTFDEFKEGSKQDPTIVQALSLYDGLV, encoded by the exons ATGGGTAAATCTCAATCGAAGTTATCGGCTGATGATCTCGCTGATCTCCAGAAGAACACTTATT TTGACAAGAAG GAATTACAACAATGG TACAAAGGATTCTTGAAGGATTGTCCGAGCGGTCAATTGAACAAAGAAG AATTCAAGAAGATTTATAAACAGTTCTTCCCATTTGGCGATCCGTCTCAATTCGCAGACTATGTGTTCAAC GTCTTTGACGAGGATAAGTCAGGGACTATCgagttcaag GAGTTCATCTGTGCTTTGTCGGTGACGTCTAGAGGCAGATTAGATGAGAAGCTCAAAT GGGCATTCCAATTATACGACATCAACCAAGATGGATTCATCACCTACGACGAGATGTTACAGATCGTCAGATCAATCTACAAGATGACGGGACAAATGGTCCAATTaccagaggacgaagatacaCCGGAAAAG CGAGTCGACAAGATTTTCCGAAATATGGATCTGAACAAGGATGCCAGATTGACATTTGATGAATTCAAAGAAGGCTCCAAGCAAGATCCAACGATCGTACAG GCCTTATCTCTGTACGATGGTCTGGTATAG
- a CDS encoding DNA replication complex GINS protein PSF1 yields MYGDLALQLVTASHRSTLSTTPQLPLPKYALPLILSICLETRQLGQSITTAAEQHGQVSLSQDKSLVCNLTVQHLSARRNKRCLLAYLSTRVGGIKERWWDSGGSLAYLLSPQAGLGSGSGTTTDMRGNDLETNDKDLRSNLSPQEIDFMKGYNNLMLDYKSDFLDILDLNASIDRPPKELMVDVRVIRDAGEIFLENGEKVEFRKGERFRLNRSSIERLIVQGFLEEV; encoded by the coding sequence ATGTACGGCGACCTAGCTTTACAACTCGTCACGGCCTCTCACCGATCCACCTTGTCCACGACCCCTCAACTCCCTTTGCCCAAATACGCCTTACCCCTCATCCTGTCTATATGTCTCGAAACCCGTCAGCTGGGTCAATCAATCACAACGGCCGCCGAGCAACACGGGCAAGTTTCCCTCTCTCAAGATAAATCACTCGTATGCAATCTCACCGTACAACATCTATCCGCACGGCGGAACAAACGGTGTCTCTTAGCATACCTATCCACTAGGGTCGGAGGTATAAAAGAACGATGGTGGGATTCAGGTGGATCGTTGGCTTATCTCTTATCCCCTCAAGCAGGTTTAGGTTCGGGATCAGGGACGACGACGGATATGCGGGGTAATGATTTAGAGACGAATGATAAAGATCTAAGGAGTAATTTGTCCCCGCAAGAAATCGATTTCATGAAAGGATACAACAACTTGATGCTGGATTACAAATCTGATTTCCTGGATATATTGGATCTGAACGCGAGTATAGATAGACCGCCGAAAGAGTTGATGGTGGATGTCAGGGTGATACGAGATGCAGGAGAGATCTTCTTGGAGAATGGAGAAAAGGTCGAATTTAGAAAAGGGGAGAGATTCAGATTGAATAGATCAAGTATAGAAAGGCTGATCGTGCAAGGTTTCCTGGAGGAAGTTTGA